The proteins below come from a single Benincasa hispida cultivar B227 chromosome 4, ASM972705v1, whole genome shotgun sequence genomic window:
- the LOC120075035 gene encoding eukaryotic translation initiation factor 3 subunit F, which produces MATTENTVLQFSQSSNTLSAKVHPLVIFNICDCYVRRPDQADRVIGTLLGSVLPDGTVDIRNSYAVPHNEFSDQVALDIDYHHNMLSSHQKVNPKEVIVGWYSTGTGVTGGSALIHEFYSREVANPIHLTVDTGFKNGEGTIKAYISVNLSLGDRQLAAQFQEIPLDLRMVEAERLGFDILKRTSVDKLPNDLEGMEASMERLLALIDDIYKYVDNVVEGHVEADNTIGRFLADTVASLPKLSPAAFDKLMNDNVQDHLLLLYLSSITRTQLSLAEKLNTAAQIL; this is translated from the exons ATGGCAACCACCGAGAACACTGTTTTGCAATTTTCACAGTCCTCTAACACTTTATCTGCCAAGGTTCATCCTCTGGTTATCTTCAACATTTGTGATTGCTATGTGAGGCGCCCCGACCAGGCCGATCGAGTGATTGGTACTCTTCTCGGCTCGGTTTTACCTGATGGAACCGTTGATATTCGCAACTCTTATGCTGTTCCTCATAACGAGTTCTCGGATCAG GTTGCGCTGGATATTGACTATCATCACAACATGTTAAGTTCCCATCAAAAAGTTAATCCAAAGGAAGTTATCGTTGGATG GTACTCAACTGGTACGGGAGTTACGGGTGGCAGTGCGTTGATACATGAATTTTATTCAAGAGAAGTTGCAAACCCTATTCACCTGACTGTTGATACTGGATTTAAAAATGGCGAAGGGACGATCAAAGCTTATATCTCTGTCAATTTGTCCCTGGGAGATAGACAGCTTGCTGCTCAGTTTCAAGAAATTCCTTTAGATCTTCGAATGGTTGAAGCTGAGAGACTTGGAT TTGATATATTGAAGAGAACGTCTGTTGATAAACTGCCAAATGATTTGGAAGGAATGGAAGCTTCAatggagagattgcttgccTTAATTGACGATATTTACAAATATGTTGATAACGTTGTG GAAGGGCACGTTGAGGCAGACAACACGATAGGGAGATTTCTAGCTGACACTGTAGCCTCTCTTCCAAAACTGTCACCAGCTGCTTTTGATAAGCTGATGAATGACAACGTGCAG GACCATTTGCTGTTGCTGTATTTATCAAGTATAACCAGGACACAGCTGAGCTTGGCTGAAAAGTTGAATACGGCTGCTCAGATTCTGTAA